Proteins co-encoded in one Cercospora beticola chromosome 7, complete sequence genomic window:
- a CDS encoding uncharacterized protein (BUSCO:EOG092653LT), whose amino-acid sequence MAPAAQKRQWKNEAGERRPKKKVKRVKKQDDYYSSSEDEADGATQRASDAPKNMPKRVAKVVETEPTGGNSLPLGERVPGKNTTSRREKKSVPRPKPILKKAAPVQISKATAPQAASDSEEDEEDEEDDAGVAVGDLETNTALNMNVDESSADDLEDEDDEPNLDDAASSGEDSEAGDSESEGSVATSQASSTNPRKQKKRNDPDAFATSITKILSTKLSTAKRQDPVLSRSKSALEANKALADSKLEAKARAQIKSEKRAALEKGRVKDVLGLETAEVDTGAVLEEEKRLKKIAQRGVVFMFNAVRKAQISAEEERRKLQGEGVVGMKKREERVNEMSKQGFLDLISSGGKQQQKQVGAMEEA is encoded by the coding sequence ATGGCGCCGGCAGCTCAAAAAAGACAGTGGAAGAATGAAGCGGGAGAGAGGAGACCGAAAAAGAAAGTGAAGCGGGTCAAAAAGCAGGACGACTACTACAGCTCATCTGAAGATGAAGCGGATGGAGCGACGCAGAGAGCATCTGATGCGCCCAAAAACATGCCGAAGCGGGTCGCAAAGGTGGTAGAGACAGAGCCAACTGGAGGCAACTCATTACCTCTGGGCGAGAGGGTGCCGGGCAAGAACACCACCTCAAgacgagagaagaagagcgtccCACGACCGAAGCCTATTCTCAAGAAAGCTGCACCCGTCCAGATCTCCAAAGCAACGGCACCGCAAGCAGCAAGCGAtagcgaggaagacgaagaagatgaggaggatgatgcggGTGTAGCAGTCGGCGATTTGGAGACAAATACAGCTTTGAATATGAACGTCGACGAGAGCTCAGCAGACGATcttgaggacgaagacgatgagcccAATCTCGACGACGCCGCTTCTTCCGGCGAAGACTCAGAAGCCGGAGACTCCGAATCTGAAGGCTCAGTGGCAACGTCGCAGGCATCCTCCACAAATCCGAGAAAGCAGAAAAAGCGCAACGATCCCGACGCGTTCGCGACCAGCATCACCAAAATTCTCTCCACGAAATTGTCCACTGCTAAACGGCAAGACCCCGTTCTGTCACGCTCCAAATCTGCACTTGAAGCGAACAAAGCACTCGCGGACTCTAAACTCGAAGCCAAAGCTCGCGCCCAGATCAAATCTGAGAAAAGAGCAGCGTTGGAGAAGGGCAGGGTCAAAGATGTGTTGGGTCTGGAAACAGCAGAAGTGGATACAGGCGCAGTattagaagaggagaagaggctgaagaagatcgcgcAAAGAGGTGTGGTGTTTATGTTCAATGCTGTGAGAAAAGCGCAAATTAGCGCtgaggaagagaggaggaAGCTGCAAGGTGAGGGCGTTGTGGgcatgaagaagagagaagagagggTCAACGAAATGAGTAAGCAGGGCTTCTTGGATTTGATCAGTAGTGGgggcaagcagcagcagaagcaagttGGGGCGATGGAGGAAGCGTAA
- a CDS encoding uncharacterized protein (BUSCO:EOG09264VRO) → MASPPHSARSPPGSSSAPASQKRPGGLSLALPKSRKPSLAPSTGSAHPLRQTSFPPTAEDEKHLRFSPGEDDLDDGDLDSEINSAISGPADGSLKRKRGEKRTRGRPGMKGLNSRKGSVSLIGGEDGRKKGARSTAGAPSVVTGGGSQPDAEDSDDDHEDNDGLGARGEAFTMDPAELDRDNQRRYLFREAVPTEHQERYDTYNKVKLRTADVRRLVNATLSQSVPQNVVTVVGAYTKMFAGMLIESAREVQAEWMAVQPLRPDGEPQQAYKRLKLMTGREELEESDKAAHDEERQASSAPEKAKAEDDEMDVEASRGLKKEPTSPTSKVADIPEATPSASQPNGLPNGTQTTEAMSTPEKHKKKDDADEDELPDDFANVQPGAWGLSRAVEECDRGPLQPDHFREALRRYKKARNGGTVGFTGISLYGMENRDVAASRMGGRKLFR, encoded by the coding sequence ATGGCCTCACCACCGCACAGCGCGCGCTCGCCGCCCGGGTCCTCGTCAGCACCAGCTTCTCAGAAGAGACCAGGCGGCCTTTCCCTCGCGCTCCCGAAGTCGCGCAAACCGTCGCTAGCACCCTCGACAGGCTCCGCTCACCCTCTACGTCAGACCTCCTTCCCGCCTACAGCAGAAGACGAAAAGCATCTCCGCTTCTCCCCCGGCGAGGATGAtctcgacgatggcgatCTCGACTCGGAAATCAACAGCGCGATTAGTGGTCCCGCTGATGGAAGTCTGAAGCGCAAACGTGGGGAGAAGCGGACGCGTGGAAGACCGGGCATGAAAGGTCTTAACTCACGCAAAGGAAGCGTTTCGTTAATTGGTGGGGAAGATGGGCGAAAGAAGGGCGCGAGAAGTACGGCTGGTGCGCCTTCGGTCGTCACTGGTGGAGGTTCACAACCGGACGCAGAAGACTCAGACGATGATCATGAAGATAACGATGGTCTGGGAGCGCGAGGCGAAGCTTTCACGATGGATCCTGCGGAACTGGATCGCGATAATCAGCGGAGGTATTTGTTCCGAGAGGCGGTGCCGACGGAACATCAAGAGAGGTATGATACGTATAATAAGGTGAAGCTGCGGACGGCGGATGTGAGGAGGTTGGTCAACGCGACGCTGAGTCAGAGTGTGCCGCAGAATGTGGTGACGGTGGTGGGCGCTTATACGAAGATGTTTGCGGGCATGTTGATTGAGAGCGCGAGGGAGGTGCAGGCTGAGTGGATGGCGGTGCAGCCTTTGAGGCCAGATGGAGAACCGCAGCAGGCGTATAAGAGGCTGAAGTTGATGACTGGGAGGGAGGAATTGGAGGAATCTGATAAGGCGGCGCATGACGAAGAGAGGCAGGCTTCGAGTGCGCCGGAGAAGGCAAAggctgaagacgatgagatgGATGTTGAGGCGAGCAGGGGACTTAAGAAGGAACCGACCTCGCCCACTAGCAAGGTGGCCGACATACCAGAGGCTACTCCGTCCGCTTCTCAGCCCAACGGTCTGCCGAACGGGACGCAAACGACCGAAGCTATGAGCACACCAgagaagcacaagaagaaggacgacgCGGATGAAGACGAGCTTCCAGATGACTTCGCCAACGTTCAGCCGGGCGCTTGGGGACTATCGCGGGCTGTTGAAGAATGTGATCGCGGACCTCTCCAGCCAGACCATTTCCGAGAAGCGCTTCGGAGATATAAGAAAGCTAGAAATGGTGGGACAGTGGGCTTCACGGGCATAAGTTTGTACGGGATGGAGAACCGGGATGTTGCGGCTAGTCGGATGGGAGGGAGAAAGCTATTCAGATAG
- a CDS encoding uncharacterized protein (CAZy:CE3), with the protein MFVISPTNLALLVTLASHALATLKGHSFSLMPLGDSITWGTGSSDGNGYRGNLLWALGKYGARVDFVGSQHNGKMNDNDNEGYPGRWIHDIQGFAETAHSHGYNPKVILLHAGTNDCQQNPVSGDDLRTRLETLTRRLTTLWPQATVIVASIIASTDGNVNANVQKLNAQIPGMVQRLAGQGMRVAHADMSKALTPADMSDKLHPNDNGYVKMSHVWLKALNDNSGKGWY; encoded by the exons ATGTTTGTTATCAGTCCAACCAACTTGGCTCTCCTCGTTACGCTTGCGAGCCATGCCCTCGCTACTCTCAAAGGACATTCGTTCTCCTTGATGCCTCTGGGTGACAGCATCACG TGGGGAACAGGCAGTTCAGACGGGAATGGATATCGCGGCAACTTGCTATGGGCACTTGGGAAATATGGAGCTCGTGTCGATTTCGTCGGATCACAGCACAATGGTAAAAtgaacgacaacgacaacgaagGCTACCCGGGTCGGTGGATCCATGATATCCAAGGATTTGCCGAAACAGCCCATTCGCACGGATACAATCCTAAAGTCATTCTGCTTCACGCAGGAACGAACGACTGCCAACAAAATCCCGTCAGCGGCGATGACTTGCGCACGAGGTTGGAGACGCTCACTAGACGTCTCACCACCTTGTGGCCACAGGCGACTGTCATTGTGGCCTCAATCATTGCAAGTACTGACGGTAACGTCAATGCCAATGTACAGAAACTGAATGCTCAAATTCCAG GTATGGTTCAGCGCCTCGCTGGGCAGGGCATGAGGGTTGCACATGCAGACATGTCGAAAGCTCTTACACCTGCGGACATGTCTGATAAGCTCCACCCAAATGACAATGGTTACGTCAAGATGTCACACGTGTGGCTGAAGGCACTGAATGACAATTCCGGCAAAGGATGGTATTGA
- the HIS7 gene encoding Histidine biosynthesis bifunctional protein hisB (BUSCO:EOG092640IZ): MTRFRPCIDLHAGSVKQIVGGTLSTNNADLKTNFTSEHPSAYYADLYKKHNLRGGHVIMLGPGNDEAAREALQAWPSGLQVGGGIKDTNAKQWIDAGAERVIITSFLFPSGSFALDRLQSVLQALGGDKEKLVIDLSCRRVGQGWRVAMDRWQTITEFEINRDNISLLEPYCSEFLIHAADAEGLQAGIDEKLVEYLAEICSIPVTYAGGGRNIADLELVERLSNGKVDLTIGSALDIFGGKTVTFDECCQWNRARDEA, from the exons ATGACGCGTTTTCGGCCATGTATAGACTTGCATGCAGGGTCTGTCAAGCAGATCGTGGGTGGCACGTTGTCGACCAATAATGCAGACCTGAAGACCAACTTCACCTCTGAGCATCCCTCAGCATACTACGCGGACTTGTACAAGAAGCATAATCTTCGCGGCGGCCATGTCATTATGCTGGGTCCCGGCAACGACGAGGCAGCACGTGAAGCTCTCCAGGCGTGGCCTAGCGGCTTGCAAGTCGGAGGCGGCATCAAAGACACGAACGCGAAGCAGTGGATAGATGCAGGCGCAGAAAGG GTCATCATCACTTCATTTTTGTTTCCTTCAGGCTCTTTCGCTCTAGACCGACTACAGTCTGTGCTCCAAGCCCTCGGGGGCGACAAGGAAAAGCTCGTGATCGACCTCAGTTGCCGCCGTGTCGGTCAAGGCTGGAGAGTGGCCATGGACCGATGGCAAACCATTACAGAATTTGAAATCAACCGGG ACAACATCTCACTGCTGGAGCCCTACTGTAGCGAATTTCTAATTCATGCGGCCGATGCCGAAGGCTTGCAAGCCGGCATCGACGAAAAGCTGGTCGAGTACCTTGCAGAGATCTGCTCCATACCCGTTACGTATGCTGGCGGTGGCCGGAACATCGCAGACCTCGAGTTGGTTGAGCGCCTCAGCAATGGTAAGGTTGATTTGACAATTGGGAGCGCCCTCGACATCTTCGGTGGGAAAACTGTAACCTTCGACGAATGCTGTCAATGGAATAGAGCTAGGGATGAGGCTTGA
- the GSY1 gene encoding glycogen synthase isoform 1 (CAZy:GT3), translating to MGDQPRRDVHNHVLFEVATEVANRVGGIYSVLKSKAQVTTAEYGSSYTLLGPLNRASAAVEVEEIEPRDPALIATIKNMNERGIKTMYGRWLIDGAPRVLLFDTGTGYYKLDEWKGDLWSTAGIPSPPDDHETNEAIVFGYLIAWFLGEYVFHEKERAVIAQFHEWLAGVALPLCKKRKIDVTTIFTTHATLLGRYLCAGSVDFYNNLQYFDVDAEAGKRGIYHRYCIERGAAHSADVFTTVSHITAYESEHLLKRKPDGVLPNGLNVKKFSATHEFQNLHQTNKDRITDFVRGHFYGHNDFDPDKTLYFFTAGRYEYRNKGVDMFIESLARLNHRMKAAGSDMTVVAFMIFPAQTQSLAVEALKGQAVVKSLKDTLGHIEKEIGKKLFEKSIAWQDGQDPPDEKDLLSAQDKIMLRRRLFAMKRHTLPPIVTHNLVNDSEDPILNQMRRCQLFNHPSDRVKVVFHPEFLSSGNPVLPMDYDDFVRGTHMGIFSSYYEPWGYTPAECTVMGVPSITTNLSGFGCYMEELIENAADYGIYIVDRRMKGVDDSVNQLTEFMYEFTKKSKRQRINQRNRTERLSDLLDWKRMGMEYVKARQLALRRAYPDSFAEGEDEPGFFDGTESIKITRPLSAPGSPRDRSGMMTPGDFASIQEGREGLSTEDYIAWKLPEEEEPEDYPFPLTLKQKAGSGTATPTLNGNGTTLPIREPPAAAQ from the exons ATGGGCGACCAACCCCGCCGAGACGTGCACAACCATGTGCTTTTCGAAGTGGCCACTGAGGTCGCCAACCGCGTCGGCGGTATCTACAGTGTGCTCAAATCGAAAGCACAAGTCACAACCGCAGAATATGGCTCGAGCTACACACTGCTTGGGCCGCTGAACCGCGCATCCGCCGCCGTCGAGGTGGAAGAGATCGAGCCGAGGGATCCAGCACTGATCGCTACGATCAAGAACATGAATGAGAGAGGCATCAAGACCATGTACGGAAGGTGGTTGATTGACGGCGCTCCTCGAGTGCTGCTCTTCGATACCGGTACCGGATACTACAAGCTCGATGAGTGGAAGGGTGATCTCTGGTCGACTGCTGGTATTCCCAGTCCTCCAGATGACCACGAAACGAACGAGGCAATTGTATTTGGTTACTTGATTGCCTGGTTCTTGGGCGAG TACGTCTTCCACGAGAAGGAACGTGCCGTCATCGCACAATTCCACGAGTGGCTTGCAGGTGTCGCACTTCCTCTgtgcaagaagcgcaagatcgACGTAACGACCATCTTCACCACTCACGCAACGCTCCTCGGCCGCTACCTCTGCGCTGGCTCTGTCGATTTCTACAACAACTTGCAGTACTTCGACGTTGACGCCGAGGCCGGAAAGCGTGGTATCTACCACCGATACTGCATAGAACGCGGTGCTGCCCATTCGGCAGATGTCTTCACCACCGTCAGCCATATCACTGCTTACGAGAGTGAGCATCTGCTGAAGCGAAAGCCTGACGGCGTCCTGCCAAATGGTCTCAACGTCAAGAAGTTCTCCGCTACCCACGAATTCCAGAATTTGCACCAAACCAACAAGGATCGCATTACAGACTTTGTCCGCGGCCATTTCTATGGACACAACGATTTCGATCCCGACAAGACCCTCTACTTCTTCACTGCTGGACGATACGAGTACAGAAACAAAGGTGTTGACATGTTCATCGAATCTCTGGCTCGTCTCAACCACCGCATGAAGGCCGCTGGATCAGACATGACTGTGGTGGCGTTCATGATCTTCCCAGCACAGACACAGTCCCTCGCTGTTGAAGCTCTAAAGGGTCAAGCAGTCGTCAAGTCACTGAAGGATACTCTTGGACACATTGAGAAAGAGATTGGCAAGAAGCTTTTCGAGAAGTCGATCGCCTGGCAAGATGGTCAAGATCCGCCAGACGAGAAAGACCTGCTCAGTGCGCAAGACAAGATCATGCTTCGCAGGAGATTGTTCGCCATGAAGCGCCACACACTTCCACCGATCGTTACACACAACTTGGTCAACGACAGCGAAGACCCCATCCTTAACCAGATGCGCCGCTGCCAGCTCTTCAACCACCCCTCCGATCGCGTCAAGGTTGTCTTCCACCCCGAGTTCTTGAGCTCCGGAAACCCAGTTCTGCCGATGGACTACGACGATTTCGTCCGAGGCACACATATGGGTATTTTCAGCTCATACTACGAGCCGTGGGGTTACACGCCAGCCGAGTGTACAGTCATGGGCGTGCCGTCGATCACAACGAACCTGTCTGGATTTGGTTGCTACATGGAAGAGCTCATCGAGAACGCCGCAGATTACGGTATCTATATCGTGGACCGCAGAATGAAGGGTGTCGACGACAGCGTGAACCAGCTCACAGAATTCATGTACGAGttcacgaagaagagcaagcgaCAACGCATCAACCAGCGAAACCGAACAGAACGCCTCAGCGATCTGCTCGACTGGAAGAGAATGGGCATGGAATATGTCAAGGCAAGACAGCTTGCGCTAAGACGAGCATACCCAGACAGCTTTGCagagggcgaggacgagccAGGATTCTTCGATGGTACAGAGAGCATCAAGATCACTCGACCACTGTCGGCGCCAGGCAGTCCTCGGGACCGCAGCGGCATGATGACGCCTGGTGACTTTGCCTCGATACAAGAGGGTCGAGAAGGTCTCAGCACAGAAGACTACATTGCGTGGAAGCTGCCGGAAGAG GAGGAGCCTGAGGACTATCCATTCCCACTCACCCTGAAGCAAAAGGCTGGCAGTGGTACTGCAACGCCGACGCTCAATGGTAACGGTACCACACTACCTATTCGCGAACCACCAGCAGCTGCTCAATAG